Genomic DNA from Corylus avellana chromosome ca4, CavTom2PMs-1.0:
AACCTTTCGCAGCAGCCATTTTAATCGCTCAACCTGGGTGTCAGGCTTCAGCTGCTTCTGGTATTGCTTGtagaaaggagaaaagaaagaaatggcgGCCGTAAGAGTGGGGAGGATAAAGCTGGGTTCTCAGGGACTGGAGGTGTCGGCGCAGGGCCTGGGTTGCATGGGCATGTCCGCCTTCTATGGCCCTCCCAAGCCCGAAGAAGACATGATCGCTCTCATCCACCACGCCGTCCACTCCGGCGTCACCTTCCTCGACACCTCCGACATCTACGGCCCCTTCACCAACGAAATCCTTCTCGGAAAGGTcccttttcttattattattttattttattttttatatttattttttcgttgTTTGTTCTTAGATTTCGTTTCTTGAGACTCAGGCTCTGAAGGGAGGGGTGAGAGAGAAGGTGGAATTGGCAACCAAGTTCGGAGTTTGCTTTGGGGATGGAAAGATGGAGATCCGTGGCGATTCGGCGTATGTGAGAGCCGCCTGTGAGGCCAGCCTGAAGCGTCTCCAGTTGGATTGCATCGATCTCTACTACCAGCACCGCGTTGACACCCGTCTTCCCATCGAAGTCACGGTTTGTTCCTTGCATCCTCCGTAAACTGCccccttaaaaagaaaaaacaaggtaCGGACAATATAGGaatttttggataatattggtcgaattaaaaaaaatttacaagtttaGGAGgtatattgtaaaaattgaaacatcgGTGGTCGAATTACTCTAATTGAAAAATACCCCAAATTTTAAGGggttaaactgtaattttcaaaaaaaaaaaaaaaaaaaaggttaattttgCAATTGAGTAcccctgatttttttcttctgtatgACCTTTAGATTGGGGAATTGAAGAAACTAGTTGAAGAAGGTAAAATAAAGTACATTGGTCTTTCCGAGGCCTCTGCTTCCACCATCAGAAGAGCACATGCAGTTCATCCAATAACAGCTGTGCAGCTAGAGTGGTCTTTGTGGACAAGAGATGTTGAGGAAGAAATCATTCCTACTTGCAGGTGAGGCATCAATTAcattaattcctttttttttttaacgaaggTTATAGAATAATCAAATTCCAAATTCTAATTTTTCAGGGAATTGGGCATTGGGATTGTTGCATACTGTCCTCTAGGAGCAGGATTCTTTTCGTCGGGGGTTAAGGGTGTTGAAAATCTTTCCAACGATGACGTTCGAAAGGTTtggaatttcaaaaaatattgcCTTCATGAATTACACAACCTCattgaaatatatttaataatttcaGTCTTAGTGCTTATACGTATTCTAAAGGGTATGCTTATCAATATTGGTACCTTAGATGTCCATTAATATGTGATTCCAGTCTCAATGCTGATGTATGTATTCATGGCTCGCAGTCTCTACCTAGGTTCCAACCTGAAAATTTGGAGCAtaacaaaatcatatttgagCGTGTTAATGAAATGGCAACAAGGAAGGGATGCACCCCATCACAACTAGCATTGGCCTGGGTTCATCACCAAGGGAATGATGTGTGTCCTATTCCAGGAACCACTAAAATTGAAAACTTCAACCAGAACATTGGAGCTCTGTCTGTGAAACTCACTCCAGAAGAAATGGCTGAACTTGAATCATTTGCTTCAGAGGATATTGTCAAGGGTGATAGATATATGTCGGGCTTTGCGACTTGGAAGAATTCTGAAACTCCACCACTTTCTTCATGGGAAGCTGCATAAGCAGACGACTTTGCTGTGTGGCTCAATAACTTGAATCCCCCCATAGACTTTGTCAATATTATAATTGAAGTACGTTAAATTCTTGACTGCTCTAAATAATATATGTTCGGTTAGAATGTTATGCTGCCTGGTTCATGAAACAAcaaaacacagatatttggCTAAGTAATCAGATCTTTGTTTATGATGTTGTATTATTGTTG
This window encodes:
- the LOC132177048 gene encoding probable aldo-keto reductase 2; the protein is MAAVRVGRIKLGSQGLEVSAQGLGCMGMSAFYGPPKPEEDMIALIHHAVHSGVTFLDTSDIYGPFTNEILLGKALKGGVREKVELATKFGVCFGDGKMEIRGDSAYVRAACEASLKRLQLDCIDLYYQHRVDTRLPIEVTIGELKKLVEEGKIKYIGLSEASASTIRRAHAVHPITAVQLEWSLWTRDVEEEIIPTCRELGIGIVAYCPLGAGFFSSGVKGVENLSNDDVRKSLPRFQPENLEHNKIIFERVNEMATRKGCTPSQLALAWVHHQGNDVCPIPGTTKIENFNQNIGALSVKLTPEEMAELESFASEDIVKGDRYMSGFATWKNSETPPLSSWEAA